DNA from Pseudocitrobacter corydidari:
CCGAAATGCGACAGCGCCATGGCCAGCGCAGTTTTACCAATATGCTGCACGACCTGAATTTCTGACAGCGGGGCGTGCTCGTCCTGTTTACGCACCTCCGGCAGCTCAAAAATGCGCGCAGCCAGCAAACGGCACTCAGCGAGTTGCTCACGCACCGCAAGCAATTCGCGCTCAAGCTGACGGAATGTACCGGTTAAACGTTCAACGAGGTCATAGCTGGCCATTTTTTACCTTAGTTACAACATACTTTTTAATTATTGCACTATAGCCCGGCATCGGGCTCCGTGCAAATCGGCGTCAGGCAGCGGGGGGAAAGGTGATGTGATGATAAACGGGCCAATGAAGGCTGAAGTTTGCGCCGCCCAGTTCGCTGCTGTCGCAGCGGACTTCTCCACCCATCGCTACCGCGATGGAGTGCACGATTGCCAGACCTAAACCGCAGCCTCCGGTGGCACGATCGCGGCTGGGGTCGAGGCGCACAAACGGCTCGAAAACCCGTTCGCGTTCAGACGGTGCGATGCCGGGGCCATCATCCTCTACGCGTAAACAGGCGCGGCTGCCGTCAAGCGTCAGGCTAATTTGAATCTGCTTCTGGCTATAACGCAGGGCATTGTTGACAAGATTATCCAGCACGCGCTCCATCAGGCGCATATCCAGCGCGCCATAGTCGCCGGGCATCAGTTGCTTCAGCGATAGCGTACGCTCGGGCGTGACGGCCTGAACATCTTCAACATGCGATGCAATCCAAACGGAGAGATTAGGCGTGGTGAGCGACAGCTCGGTCTGCGGGCGGTCGAGACGGGCGTAAGTCAGCAGCTCCTCAATCAGCGCTTCCAGTTGGCCAATATCGCGGTTCAGCGCCTGGGATTCCGCCGCGCTGAGGTTTTCGCTCATCTCCAGACGATAACGCAGCCGCACCAGCGGCGTACGCAATTCGTGGGCGATCCCGTCGATAAGCTGTTTCTTACTGGCAATCAGCGCGTTGATATTATCGGCCATCTGGTTAAAGGCCACGCCTAAGCGCTCAAAGCTCGACATACTGTCGAAATGGATGCGCTCGCCAAGATGGCCCTCGCCAAAACGTTGCGCGGCACTCTCGAGGCGCAGCATGTCCTGCCAGTGTGGGCGCATCCAGATGAACACCGGAAAGGCCAGTGAAATGGCGATAAATGCCATCAGCGCCACATCGAACAGGCGCATCTCATGCAGAAAATAGAGATAGGGCACCGGGCCGACCGCCAACACATAATGGCTGCGAGGAATACGTTGAATGAAGGTGTACTGATCGTCGAGCGCGACGATATCGCCTTCACGCAGGTGTTTCATCGACACTTCGGCGAGGTGGAATTTATTCAGTGGTTCAATGCGCAAATCAAATGAGAGGTTAAGATCCAGCTCTTTTAACGTTTTGCTCCAGTCACGCGGCGGGATTTCGCGCAGTTCGCTACGCATCAGATAAAGCGAGCTTTTCATTAAATCGTCCAGCGACTGTCGGCCTGCACGTTCCGCAGTGAATTTATAAACCAGCCCAACCAGCATGGTCATCACCAGAAAGCAGACAAACAGTAGCAGGTAAAACTGCACGAACAGTTTTTTCACGATCAGTTATCCCAGGCATGTGGTGCAAACAAATAGCCTTTATTGCGGACTGTTTTAATCCGATAAGGCTCTGTCGCGCTATCCAGCAACTTTTTGCGCAGCCGTGAAATCGCTACGTCAACGCTGCGGTCCATGCCATCGTAGCTGACGCCGCGCAGGTTTTTCAGCAGCGCGTCGCGGTCCATAATTTGCCCCGCATGGGTTGCAAGCTCCCACAGCAGGTCAAAATCGGCGGTAGAAAGAGCAATAGATTCGCCGCTCAGTTCGACCTGCCGGTTAACCGGGTCAATGAACAGCGTGCCGAAGCGAATCGCTTTATGCGCTGTCATGGCGGGTTGTGGGGCAATTCCAGCGGAGGAAGGGGCATGCTGGCGCAGATGCAGACGTACGCGAGCAAGTAAAACGGCGGGCGGGGTGGTTTTCAGGATGTAATCACTGGCACCCATTTCAAGCGCCAGAATGTGGTTCATATCGCTGTCGAGCGAGGTGAGCAAAACGATTGGGCCCAGGAACTGACCGCGCAGATCGCGGCACAGGGTCATGCCATCTTTACCGGGTAGCATGATATCCAGCAGAACGAGATCGGGTTGCTCTCGGGCAATGGCCGCTTCGGCAGTATCGCCGCGCGGTTCGACCACAACATCCATATCGTGCTTTGCCAGATACGCGGCGATCAGTGCGCCAACGTCTGGATCATCCTCTACGAAAACGATCTTGTTCATGTGCTCAGATGTGCTCAAAAGAATTAACATACACCCGCTATGCGTAGCCTTCCATTAATCATTCATAAACAACATAAATTCAGCTATGCTGCGAACACATCTTGTTGGTTGGCTGAAGAAAAATGGCACTGCTGATTAAGGCGCTATTGGGTGCGCTGGTGGTCTTGCTGATAGGGATTTTGGCAAAAACAAAAAATTACTACATTGCCGGGTTAATCCCGCTGTTTCCTACCTTTGCGATGATTGCACACTACATTGTCGCCACCGAGCGTGGTACGGAAGCGCTGCGTGCCACCATCGTTTTCGGCATGTGGTCAATCATCCCTTACTTTATCTATTTGCTGTCGCTGTGGTATTTCACCGGTTTTCTGCGACTGCCCCTGGCGCTGGCCGGGGCGGTGGCGTGCTGGAGCCTGAGCGCCTGGCTATTAATTCTGGTCTGGAGCCGCTTCCATTAAGCGAGCGGTCGCCCGCCGTCGACGGCAAAGGTGCGTCCGGTCACGTAGCAACTGGTGAGCAGATAATCGACCAGATCGATAATCTCTTTCTCGCCGGGGGCAATTTTCATCAGTGATTTATTCAGAGCCTGCTGGCGATAAGCTGCGTCGTCGGTTTCATTGAACAGGATTAGTGACGGCGCGATGGCATTCACTTTGACCTCCGGCGCCAGTTTTTTGGCGAATGAACGAGTCATATTGTCGAGCGCCGCTTTGCTGGCGGCGTAGGCGATATGTTTATCGCTGCCGCGCTCCACCACGTAATCGGTAAAGTGAATAATATCGCTGGCGGCATGCCCATGGCCGCGCAGCAGGCTTTCCAGCGCATGGTTCAGCAGGTAAGGGGCATTCACGTGCACCTGCATCATGGCGTGCATCACGTCGCTTAGCGGCTGACGTGGGCTTTCCGGCACCCATGCACTGGCGTTATGAATCACCGCGCGCAGGCCGTTACAGCGCTTTTTCACCTCTTCGGCAAAAGTGATTATGCCGCCATCGGTTGAAAAATCGGCCTGAATACACTGTGCGCCGGCTTTCTCCAGCAC
Protein-coding regions in this window:
- the rstB gene encoding two-component system sensor histidine kinase RstB, whose product is MKKLFVQFYLLLFVCFLVMTMLVGLVYKFTAERAGRQSLDDLMKSSLYLMRSELREIPPRDWSKTLKELDLNLSFDLRIEPLNKFHLAEVSMKHLREGDIVALDDQYTFIQRIPRSHYVLAVGPVPYLYFLHEMRLFDVALMAFIAISLAFPVFIWMRPHWQDMLRLESAAQRFGEGHLGERIHFDSMSSFERLGVAFNQMADNINALIASKKQLIDGIAHELRTPLVRLRYRLEMSENLSAAESQALNRDIGQLEALIEELLTYARLDRPQTELSLTTPNLSVWIASHVEDVQAVTPERTLSLKQLMPGDYGALDMRLMERVLDNLVNNALRYSQKQIQISLTLDGSRACLRVEDDGPGIAPSERERVFEPFVRLDPSRDRATGGCGLGLAIVHSIAVAMGGEVRCDSSELGGANFSLHWPVYHHITFPPAA
- the rstA gene encoding two-component system response regulator RstA, whose translation is MNKIVFVEDDPDVGALIAAYLAKHDMDVVVEPRGDTAEAAIAREQPDLVLLDIMLPGKDGMTLCRDLRGQFLGPIVLLTSLDSDMNHILALEMGASDYILKTTPPAVLLARVRLHLRQHAPSSAGIAPQPAMTAHKAIRFGTLFIDPVNRQVELSGESIALSTADFDLLWELATHAGQIMDRDALLKNLRGVSYDGMDRSVDVAISRLRKKLLDSATEPYRIKTVRNKGYLFAPHAWDN
- a CDS encoding GlpM family protein — translated: MALLIKALLGALVVLLIGILAKTKNYYIAGLIPLFPTFAMIAHYIVATERGTEALRATIVFGMWSIIPYFIYLLSLWYFTGFLRLPLALAGAVACWSLSAWLLILVWSRFH
- the folM gene encoding dihydromonapterin reductase, whose amino-acid sequence is MGETLSRPILITGAGRRIGLALAHHLLNQQQPVIVSYRTHLPAIDVLEKAGAQCIQADFSTDGGIITFAEEVKKRCNGLRAVIHNASAWVPESPRQPLSDVMHAMMQVHVNAPYLLNHALESLLRGHGHAASDIIHFTDYVVERGSDKHIAYAASKAALDNMTRSFAKKLAPEVKVNAIAPSLILFNETDDAAYRQQALNKSLMKIAPGEKEIIDLVDYLLTSCYVTGRTFAVDGGRPLA